The DNA window CGGGCGCGGACTCGCCGGTAATCGCGGACTCGTCCACGCTGGCGATGCCCTCCACCACCTCGCCATCGCCGGGGATGAGGTCTCCGGCCTCGCAGACGACCCGGTCGTCCTTGCGCAGGTTGGGCGCGGGGACCCGCTCCTCGCGTCCGTCGACGAGGCGGCGCGCGGTGGTGTCCTTGCGCATCTTGCGCAGCGCACCGGCCTGGGCCTTGCCGCGCCCCTCCGCCACCGCCTCCGCGAAGTTGGCGAACAGCACGGTGAACCACAGCCACAGCGTCACCGACACGGTGAACCACAGGGGCGCGCCGCTCGTCGGCGGAGAGACCAGGTCCTTCACCACCAGCACGGTGGTGAGCAGGCTGCCCGCCCACACCACGAACATCACGGGATTGCGAGCCACGTCGCGCGGGTGGAGCTTCTTGAGGCTGTCCACCAGCGCGGGCTTGAGGAGCGACGCGTCGAAGAGCGACGCCGGTTTCGAAGAGAGGGAGCTCATGGCTCAGTAGACCTTTCCGGCCCCGGCGAGGAAGTGCTCGACGATGGGGCTCAGGGAGAGCGCGGGGAAGAAGGTGAGCGCGCCGACGATGATGACCACGCTCACCAGCAGGCCGGTGAACAGGGCGCCGTTCGTCGGGAAGGTGCCGGGACCTGTCGGCACCACCTTCTTGCCCACCATGGAGCCGGCGATGGCCAGCGCGGGCACAATCATCAGGAAGCGCCCGCCCAGCATCGCCATCCCCAGGGAGATGTTCCAGAAGGGCGTGTTCGCGTTGAGGCCGGCGAACGCGCTGCCGTTGTTCGCCGTGCCGCTGGTGAACGCGTAGAGAATCTCCGTCAGGCCATGCGGCCCCGCGTTGTTGAGCGAGGACACCCCCTGCGGAATCACCGCCGCCACCGCGGACAGGCCCAGGATGAACAGCGGGAAGATGAGCACGTAGAGCATCGCGAGCTTCATCTCCTTCGCTTCAATCTTCTTGCCCAGGTACTCCGGCGTGCGGCCCACCATCAGCCCCGCGATGAACACGGAGAGCACCACCATGATGAGGATGCCGTAGAGCCCGGCGCCGACGCCGCCGAAGATGACCTCGCCCAACTGCATGTTCACCAGCGGCACCAGGCCGCCCAGCGGGTTGAAGCTGTCATGCATGCCGTTGACGGCGCCGCACGACGCATCGGTGGTGACGGTGGCGAAGAGGGTGGTGGCGGGGATGCCGTAGCGCACCTCCTTGCCCTCCATGTTGCCCGCCTGCGCCACGCCCGAGGCCGCCACGGCGGCGTTGGGCTGGGACTCGGCGGCGTACGCGGCGGTGGCTCCCGCGAAGAAGAGGACGGACATGGCCGCGAACAGGGCCCAGCCCTGCTTCGAGTCCCCCGTCATCCGCCCGTACGTGTACGTGAGCGCGGAGGGGATGCAGAAGATGAGCAGCATCTGCACCAGGTTGGTGAGCGGCGTCGGGTTCTCGAAGGGGTGCGCGCTGTTGGCGTTGAAGAAGCCGCCGCCGTTGGTGCCCAGCATCTTGATGACTTCCTGCGAAGCCACCGGCCCCATGGCGAGCGTCTGCTTCGCGCCCTCCAGCGTGGTCAGCTCCTGGTAGGGCGAGAAGTTCTGGAGCATGCCCTGCGAGACGAAGAACAG is part of the Myxococcus landrumus genome and encodes:
- the kdpA gene encoding potassium-transporting ATPase subunit KdpA, whose protein sequence is MTIIGWLQILLFFALLLVLTKPLGVYLFRVFESDARPLPRILGPVERVLLKLTGASERREQTWVEYCGALLAFSAVSMLILYGLQRTQHLLPLNPQGLGAVGPELSFNTAASFVANTNWQSYAGESTMSYLTQMVGLAWQNFVSAAAGLGVALALARGFTRRPGPEGAKTLGNFWVDVVRGTLYVLLPISFVVALFFVSQGMLQNFSPYQELTTLEGAKQTLAMGPVASQEVIKMLGTNGGGFFNANSAHPFENPTPLTNLVQMLLIFCIPSALTYTYGRMTGDSKQGWALFAAMSVLFFAGATAAYAAESQPNAAVAASGVAQAGNMEGKEVRYGIPATTLFATVTTDASCGAVNGMHDSFNPLGGLVPLVNMQLGEVIFGGVGAGLYGILIMVVLSVFIAGLMVGRTPEYLGKKIEAKEMKLAMLYVLIFPLFILGLSAVAAVIPQGVSSLNNAGPHGLTEILYAFTSGTANNGSAFAGLNANTPFWNISLGMAMLGGRFLMIVPALAIAGSMVGKKVVPTGPGTFPTNGALFTGLLVSVVIIVGALTFFPALSLSPIVEHFLAGAGKVY